One Paenibacillus sp. FSL W8-0186 genomic window carries:
- a CDS encoding SLC13 family permease: MNGPMIITLIVLITASVLFVSGKIRSDLVAIGSLIILMLLGILTPAEALSGFSNSVVIMMIGLFVVGGGILQTGLAKMASRILLRLAGTSETRLLIMVMLVTSFIGAFVSNTGTVAVMMPIVVSLAISAGTHPGKLLMPLAFASSLGGMLTLIGTPPNLVIQETLQQAGYKGLSFFSFTPVGIVCLAAGIIGLLFLRRFLPDHQRAEGKRKKNGRSLQELARQYQLTQNLFRVQVGKDSPIQSKTLQELDISARFEVNIIEIRRKISAKNQFFKTINQEIAGPDTVIHEDDILYVNGTFERAEQFAMHYGLSLLDRHVPERSGPQPEQDAQYATSEVGIAEVMLTPNSSLIGRLVKHSGFREKYRVNILGIQRKEHYLLHNLKEERMKFGDALLVQGTWKDIALLAADQANVVVVGQPIEESRKVTMDIKAPIAAGIMLLMVILLITELVPAVAAVMIAAVLMVVFGCVRNMEEAYKSINWESIVLIGGMIPMSIAIEKTGAAALLSEGLVSTLGGYGPIVLLAGVYFTTSLLTMFISNTACAVLFAPIALTAAIQLGVSPYPFLFAVSIGASMCFASPFSTPPNALVMSAGRYKFSHYIKVGLPLQIFIGIVMVAMLPIFFPF; encoded by the coding sequence GTGAATGGCCCAATGATCATCACTCTTATCGTTCTGATAACGGCATCGGTGCTGTTTGTTTCGGGAAAAATCCGGTCTGATCTCGTAGCGATCGGATCGCTGATCATTTTGATGCTGCTGGGCATCCTTACTCCGGCTGAGGCGCTATCCGGCTTCTCCAATTCGGTCGTAATCATGATGATCGGATTGTTCGTCGTGGGCGGAGGCATACTTCAGACTGGGCTGGCCAAGATGGCGAGCCGGATACTGCTTCGCCTGGCGGGGACGAGCGAGACCCGGCTGCTGATTATGGTTATGCTCGTAACCTCGTTTATCGGCGCTTTTGTCAGCAATACCGGCACGGTTGCCGTGATGATGCCAATCGTCGTGAGCCTGGCAATAAGTGCGGGTACCCATCCAGGCAAGCTGCTCATGCCGCTCGCCTTTGCCAGCAGTCTTGGCGGGATGCTTACGCTGATCGGTACGCCGCCGAACCTGGTGATCCAGGAGACGCTCCAGCAGGCCGGGTATAAGGGGCTGTCCTTTTTCAGCTTTACACCGGTCGGCATCGTCTGCTTGGCTGCGGGCATCATCGGTCTGCTCTTTCTGCGCCGCTTTCTGCCTGACCACCAGAGGGCGGAGGGCAAGCGGAAGAAGAATGGCCGCTCGCTACAGGAGCTCGCCAGGCAGTATCAGTTAACGCAAAATCTATTTCGCGTTCAGGTAGGAAAGGATTCGCCGATCCAATCAAAAACGCTGCAGGAGCTTGATATTTCGGCCAGGTTCGAGGTCAACATCATTGAGATCCGCCGTAAAATCTCGGCGAAGAACCAATTTTTCAAGACGATTAACCAGGAGATTGCCGGGCCGGATACCGTCATTCACGAGGATGATATTCTGTATGTCAACGGTACGTTTGAGCGGGCGGAGCAATTTGCCATGCATTACGGGTTGAGCTTGCTCGATCGTCACGTCCCGGAGAGAAGCGGGCCGCAGCCCGAGCAGGATGCACAGTATGCGACGAGCGAGGTGGGCATTGCCGAAGTGATGCTGACGCCGAACTCCAGCCTGATCGGCAGGCTGGTCAAGCATTCAGGATTCCGCGAGAAATACCGGGTGAATATTCTCGGCATTCAGCGGAAGGAGCACTATCTGCTGCATAATTTGAAGGAGGAGCGGATGAAATTCGGCGATGCTCTGCTCGTCCAAGGCACGTGGAAGGATATCGCGCTGCTGGCTGCGGATCAGGCTAACGTCGTTGTTGTCGGCCAGCCAATCGAAGAATCGCGCAAGGTAACAATGGACATCAAGGCCCCGATCGCTGCAGGCATTATGCTGCTCATGGTGATCCTGCTCATTACCGAGCTGGTGCCTGCTGTGGCGGCCGTCATGATCGCCGCCGTGCTGATGGTTGTCTTCGGCTGCGTCCGCAATATGGAGGAGGCGTATAAAAGCATCAACTGGGAGAGCATCGTCTTAATCGGCGGAATGATCCCGATGTCGATCGCCATTGAGAAGACCGGAGCAGCTGCGCTGCTGTCCGAGGGGCTGGTGAGCACGCTTGGCGGCTATGGTCCGATTGTACTGCTGGCCGGGGTATATTTCACGACATCCCTGCTCACGATGTTCATCAGCAATACGGCTTGCGCAGTACTGTTTGCGCCCATCGCCCTTACCGCAGCGATTCAGCTTGGCGTGAGCCCCTATCCGTTTCTGTTTGCGGTTTCGATCGGGGCAAGTATGTGCTTTGCGTCTCCGTTCTCCACGCCGCCAAACGCACTTGTCATGTCGGCTGGACGATATAAATTCAGCCATTATATTAAGGTTGGCCTCCCGCTGCAAATCTTTATCGGTATAGTGA